A part of Cottoperca gobio chromosome 4, fCotGob3.1, whole genome shotgun sequence genomic DNA contains:
- the LOC115006651 gene encoding uncharacterized protein LOC115006651 isoform X1: MFSDSRAPAPGEQKGFKPHAPHFIPWLRNSLKPQHGSDLGLNGPYKSGSEAHNNLTPLERAKGIGFFSIPGKDRAKKGDVRCNNGVGVARMLPVVLRGHHILPGKQREDSPARWTQSPELDPLPTTKSSPGDAPRGPSSTSALDNHTFVRNHSHLSLLQSQSDGTSTLVRKYGPLVRPSPAPLIKEPNCKVPVVVDMELRRGYGSSTTHRCKRDLHSSSWASPDTQGLTERQHGFTSSFSYVKQQSRNSQSQRDLREPPVEGLNGPLNGVIFSTEVPQRGLGCSTTLRGPRKPTPSVERMAAQNQTWVQYRPTNEGGAQRKGCSRKVVRNQIKRVVDNLEQVLTALRDVHQEMKEVVQQIDYLTSSIDLNAEEQQGTERGDSSSSSGSSSSEVTAGGTDQRPSEPEDSSCRREHHSRSHQSPPNMLLCPVTSSERSRTLRFTCSLGFSPRQGGPLQNNPPQNLPPHDVTLSPQRSLPVRPPTPGLSPLTVNLHHPNSPGSRPHSPRLSPLSPKPHPSPTLSPSVIIEGKVRSYQTPQSDHPSARLLSPSSTQPASCPPTGSETVFSSESERRASSAERVQVCPAPAATAKPLTAQGRRGRKPPPYPHHRPSEHTQKVTEPRKAPPYPEKRLSTTV, from the exons ATGTTCTCTGACAGCCGGGCTCCGGCGCCTGGGGAGCAGAAAGGCTTCAAGCCCCACGCCCCTCACTTCATCCCCTGGCTGCGCAACAGTCTGAAGCCCCAGCACGGCAGTGACCTGGGGCTAAATGGACCGTACAAATCCGGCTCGGAGGCCCACAACAACCTGACCCCGCTGGAGAGAGCCAAGGGGATCGGGTTCTTCTCCATCCCTGGGAAGGACAGAGCAAAGAAGGGGGATGTTCGGTGTAATAACGGCGTGGGGGTGGCGAGAATGCTGCCCGTGGTGCTGCGGGGGCATCACATCCTGCCAGGGAAGCAGAGGGAGGACAGTCCTGCAAGGTGGACCCAGTCTCCAGAGCTGGACCCGCTCCCCACCACAAAGAGCAGTCCAGGGGACGCACCGCGAGGTCCGAGCTCCACATCTGCCCTGGACAACCACACCTTTGTGAGGAACCACAGCCACCTGAGCCTCCTTCAGTCGCAGAGCGACGGGACAAGCACCTTAGTCAGGAAATATGGGCCGCTAGTGAGACCCTCTCCTGCGCCGCTCATTAAGGAGCCAAACTGTAAGGTGCCTGTTGTGGTGGACATGGAGCTCAGGAGGGGCTACGGCAGCAGCACTACCCACCGCTGCAAGAGAGACCTCCATTCATCCAGCTGGGCGAGCCCAGACACTCAGGGACTAACAGAAAGGCAGCATGGCTTCACCTCCAGCTTCAGCTACGtcaaacagcagagcaggaacTCCCAGAGCCAGAGAGATCTGAGGGAGCCGCCTGTGGAGGGCTTAAACGGGCCCCTCAATGGAGTCATCTTTTCCACCGAGGTTCCTCAGAGAGGCCTGGGCTGCAGCACAACTCTACGAGGCCCCAGGAAACCTACACCCAGCGTGGAGCGCATGGCGGCCCAGAACCAGACATGGGTGCAATACAGGCCGACCAATGAAGGGGGGGCACAGAGGAAGGGCTGCAGCAGGAAGGTGGTGCGAAACCAGATTAAACGTGTGGTGGATAACCTGGAGCAAGTTCTGACCGCGCTGAGGGACGTTCACCAGGAAATGAAAGAG GTGGTGCAGCAGATTGACTATCTAACCTCATCCATTGATCTGAATGCGGAGGAGCAGCAGGGGACTGAAAGAGGCGACAGCAGCTCCAGTTCAGGCTCCAGCTCCAGCGAAGTGACGGCAGGCGGCACCGATCAGAGGCCGTCGGAGCCCGAAGACTCTTCCTGCAGGAGAGAGCATCATAGCAGGAGCCACCAATCTCCACCAAACATGCTGCTGTGCCCGGTAACCTCATCAGAGAGGAGTCGAACTCTCCGGTTCACCTGCAGTCTGGGGTTTTCTCCCAGACAAGGTGGGCCGCTGCAGAACAATCCCCCGCAAAACCTTCCCCCCCATGACGTTACTTTGTCCCCACAAAGAAGTCTCCCTGTTCGGCCTCCCACTCCCGGTCTCTCCCCTCTCACAGTAAACCTCCATCATCCCAACAGCCCTGGTTCTCGACCTCACTCTCCTCGGCTGTCCCCTCTTTCTCCAAAGCCTCACCCCTCCCCCACTCTGAGCCCATCTGTCATAATCGAGGGCAAAGTTAGGTCTTATCAGACCCCACAAAGTGACCACCCATCTGCCAGACTGCTCTCTCCATCATCGACGCAGCCTGCCAGCTGCCCACCCACCGGCTCAGAAACTGTCTTCAGCTCTGAGAGCGAGAGGCGAGCATCCTCGGCGGAACGCGTTCAGGTGTGCCCCGCCCCTGCAGCCACGGCTAAACCCCTAACAGCACAAGGGCGCAGGGGTCGGAAGCCTCCTCCGTACCCCCACCACAGGccctctgaacacacacagaaagtgacAGAGCCCCGCAAAGCTCCTCCGTACCCTGAGAAAAGGCTCTCGACCACAGTGTGA
- the tnfaip8l1 gene encoding tumor necrosis factor alpha-induced protein 8-like protein 1, with the protein MDSFSTKSLALQAQKKLMSKMATKSMANLFIDDTSSEVLDELYRVTKEYTRNRKESQKIIKNLIKMVVKLGVLYRNNQFNSEELILVENFRKKVHTLAMTAVSFHQIEFTFDRRVMSAILNDCRELLHQAIKRHLTAKSHSRVNHVFNHFADCDFLACLYGPSEVYRGHLQRICNGVNKMLDEGNL; encoded by the exons ATGGACTCCTTCAGCACCAAGAGCTTAGCCCTGCAGGCGCAGAAGAAGCTGATGAGCAAGATGGCCACCAAGAGCATGGCCAACCTCTTCATCGACGACACCAGCAGCGAAGTGCTGGACGAGCTGTACCGCGTCACCAAGGAGTACACCCGCAACCGCAAAGAGTCCCAGAAGATCATCAAGAACCTGATCAAGATGGTGGTGAAGCTGGGAGTGCTCTACAGAAACAACCAGTTCAACAGCGAGGAGCTGATCCTGGTGGAGAACTTCAG GAAGAAAGTCCACACTCTGGCCATGACGGCGGTCAGTTTCCACCAGATTGAGTTCACCTTTGACCGCCGCGTCATGAGCGCCATTTTGAATGATTGCCGCGAGCTGCTGCACCAGGCCATCAAACGCCACCTGACAGCCAAGAGCCACTCGCGAGTCAACCACGTGTTCAATCACTTCGCCGACTGTGACTTCCTGGCGTGTCTCTACGGGCCCTCTGAGGTTTATCGCGGCCACCTGCAGAGGATCTGCAACGGGGTCAACAAGATGCTCGACGAGGGGAACCTCTGA
- the LOC115006651 gene encoding uncharacterized protein LOC115006651 isoform X2: protein MFSDSRAPAPGEQKGFKPHAPHFIPWLRNSLKPQHGSDLGLNGPYKSGSEAHNNLTPLERAKGIGFFSIPGKDRAKKGDVRCNNGVGVARMLPVVLRGHHILPGKQREDSPARWTQSPELDPLPTTKSSPGDAPRGPSSTSALDNHTFVRNHSHLSLLQSQSDGTSTLVRKYGPLVRPSPAPLIKEPNCKVPVVVDMELRRGYGSSTTHRCKRDLHSSSWASPDTQGLTERQHGFTSSFSYVKQQSRNSQSQRDLREPPVEGLNGPLNGVIFSTEVPQRGLGCSTTLRGPRKPTPSVERMAAQNQTWVQYRPTNEGGAQRKGCSRKVVRNQIKRVVDNLEQVLTALRDVHQEMKELGASTQTRAPDTEGSVPT, encoded by the exons ATGTTCTCTGACAGCCGGGCTCCGGCGCCTGGGGAGCAGAAAGGCTTCAAGCCCCACGCCCCTCACTTCATCCCCTGGCTGCGCAACAGTCTGAAGCCCCAGCACGGCAGTGACCTGGGGCTAAATGGACCGTACAAATCCGGCTCGGAGGCCCACAACAACCTGACCCCGCTGGAGAGAGCCAAGGGGATCGGGTTCTTCTCCATCCCTGGGAAGGACAGAGCAAAGAAGGGGGATGTTCGGTGTAATAACGGCGTGGGGGTGGCGAGAATGCTGCCCGTGGTGCTGCGGGGGCATCACATCCTGCCAGGGAAGCAGAGGGAGGACAGTCCTGCAAGGTGGACCCAGTCTCCAGAGCTGGACCCGCTCCCCACCACAAAGAGCAGTCCAGGGGACGCACCGCGAGGTCCGAGCTCCACATCTGCCCTGGACAACCACACCTTTGTGAGGAACCACAGCCACCTGAGCCTCCTTCAGTCGCAGAGCGACGGGACAAGCACCTTAGTCAGGAAATATGGGCCGCTAGTGAGACCCTCTCCTGCGCCGCTCATTAAGGAGCCAAACTGTAAGGTGCCTGTTGTGGTGGACATGGAGCTCAGGAGGGGCTACGGCAGCAGCACTACCCACCGCTGCAAGAGAGACCTCCATTCATCCAGCTGGGCGAGCCCAGACACTCAGGGACTAACAGAAAGGCAGCATGGCTTCACCTCCAGCTTCAGCTACGtcaaacagcagagcaggaacTCCCAGAGCCAGAGAGATCTGAGGGAGCCGCCTGTGGAGGGCTTAAACGGGCCCCTCAATGGAGTCATCTTTTCCACCGAGGTTCCTCAGAGAGGCCTGGGCTGCAGCACAACTCTACGAGGCCCCAGGAAACCTACACCCAGCGTGGAGCGCATGGCGGCCCAGAACCAGACATGGGTGCAATACAGGCCGACCAATGAAGGGGGGGCACAGAGGAAGGGCTGCAGCAGGAAGGTGGTGCGAAACCAGATTAAACGTGTGGTGGATAACCTGGAGCAAGTTCTGACCGCGCTGAGGGACGTTCACCAGGAAATGAAAGAG CTGGGAGCCTCGACGCAGACACGAGCCCCGGACACAGAGGGGAGCGTCCCAACATGA